The Arachis duranensis cultivar V14167 chromosome 2, aradu.V14167.gnm2.J7QH, whole genome shotgun sequence genome has a window encoding:
- the LOC107473205 gene encoding uncharacterized protein LOC107473205, translated as MQMVGPKRHFLPLILISVTAFIFYTFHQSSLPPPSAPELNLNFTLQNPIRKNPNPNFTFIIKVLAFNRLDSLSRCLRSLSSADYLGDRVHLHIYIDHFANGSSEIDEKLRESHRILEFVDSFDWKFGEKVVLYRTLNAGLQAQWLEAWWPSNDDEFAFVVEDDLEVSSLYYEFVKGVIMNFYYNASNYSPSIYGVSLQRARFVPGKHGNKLQLDDQTRLFLYQLVGTWGQILFPKPWKEFRLWYDGNKAKGIRPFLEGMVTTGWYKKMGEKIWTPWFIKFIQSRGYFNIYQNFLHERALSVSHRDAGVNYGKSAGPDSQLIEERSLDFNLLEMQPLSSLKWYDFCFKEVLPSKVVTNMEELGTMLHSLPKQDSIVVVNLVGVSDAVARNLLCHFERLDIRNYIFMGPPSDFLFDLARRGHPVVDMDQFLSSVGVYKSTSKGPNSVAIKSILAKAYVIRKCIQNRYNTWVINGNMLLNSNLLSESSDLNKDFFVANNLDFFYAKSSSSSEKVWSNDFVSKVVAMADSLARKDDGIRFVYVVKKLLEESGARIGRVDETTFGMKICSDEVGKSSFEDKKLVHWSTVMELESVQQCLEELNLWSIDSDLSCTAVVCHKS; from the exons ATGCAAATGGTGGGACCGAAAAGACACTTCCTTCCACTTATCTTAATCTCCGTTACCGCCTTCATCTTCTACACATTCCACCAGTCTTCACTGCCACCACCTTCCGCCCCCGAACTCAACCTCAATTTCACCCTCCAAAACCCCATTCGgaaaaaccctaaccctaatttcacCTTCATCATCAAAGTCCTCGCCTTTAATCGCCTCGACTCCCTCTCCCGCTGCCTCCGCTCACTCTCCTCCGCCGATTACCTCGGCGACCGCGTCCACCTCCACATCTACATTGACCATTTCGCCAATGGATCATCGGAGATTGACGAGAAGCTTAGAGAATCGCACCGGATTTTGGAGTTCGTCGATTCGTTCGATTGGAAATTTGGGGAAAAAGTTGTGCTTTACAGGACCCTGAATGCTGGCTTGCAGGCGCAGTGGCTGGAAGCGTGGTGGCCAAGCAACGATGACGAGTTTGCGTTCGTTGTGGAGGATGATTTGGAGGTTTCTTCACTCTATTACGAGTTCGTGAAAGGAGTGATCATGAATTTCTATTACAATGCCTCCAATTATAGCCCTTCAATCTATGGTGTTTCGTTGCAAAGAGCAAGGTTTGTCCCAG GTAAACATGGAAACAAATTACAGTTAGATGACCAGACACGACTATTTTTATACCAACTGGTTGGGACTTGGGGTCAAATTCTCTTTCCAAAGCCTTGGAAAGAGTTCAGGTTGTGGTACGATGGAAACAAGGCAAAGGGAATTAGGCCCTTTCTTGAGGGAATG GTGACTACAGGATGGTATAAGAAGATGGGGGAGAAAATTTGGACACCTTGGTTCATTAAATTTATTCAATCCCGTGGTTACTTTAATATCTACCAGAACTTTCTGCATGAGAGAGCATTAAGTGTTTCCCACAGAGATGCAGGAGTAAACTATGGAAAAAGTGCTGGACCTGATTCTCAATTAATTGAGGAAAGATCTCTGGACTTCAATCTTTTGGAAATGCAGCCTCTCAGCAGTTTAAAATGGTACGATTTTTGTTTCAAAGAAGTACTTCCCAGCAAGGTGGTGACAAACATGGAAGAACTGGGAACTATGCTTCACTCTCTACCGAAACAAGATAGTATCGTTGTAGTTAATCTTGTTGGGGTATCAGATGCAGTAGCTAGAAACTTATTATGTCACTTTGAGAGGCTAGATATCAggaattatatatttatgggcCCTCCATCTgacttcttgtttgatcttgcaAGGAGGGGGCATCCTGTAGTTGATATGGACCAATTTCTAAGTAGTGTTGGAGTGTATAAATCGACTTCCAAAGGTCCCAATTCTGTTGCCATCAAGAGTATTTTGGCAAAGGCTTATGTAATTAGAAAGTGTATCCAAAATAGGTATAACACATGGGTGATCAATGGAAACATGCTTCTCAATTCTAACCTCTTGTCCGAATCTAGTGATCTCAATAAGGACTTCTTTGTTGCAAACAACTTGGATTTCTTCTATGCTAAAAGCTCATCTTCGAGTGAGAAAGTTTGGAGTAATGACTTCGTGTCGAAGGTTGTAGCTATGGCAGACTCATTGGCAAGAAAAGATGATGGTATAAGGTTTGTATATgtggttaaaaaattattggaaGAGAGTGGTGCTAGGATTGGAAGAGTTGATGAGACTACCTTTGGAATGAAGATTTGTTCTGATGAAGTTGGCAAATCTTCTTTTGAGGATAAAAAATTGGTACATTGGTCAACTGTGATGGAACTAGAATCCGTTCAACAATGTCTTGAAGAGTTGAATTTATGGAGTATAGACAGTGATTTATCCTGCACAGCAGTGGTATGTCACAAGTCATAA